A genome region from Nocardiopsis exhalans includes the following:
- a CDS encoding TetR/AcrR family transcriptional regulator — protein MPPQHSKSGDPARSLALLWRTQEPASRRRGRPGLSVDRIVLAATEIADAEGLAALSMRRVAEALGVGTMSLYTYVPGKGELIDLMVDAAYADLDSSDRSGGWRERLRRIANANRDLYIRHPWILQTITTRLLGPNLIAKYDHELSAVDGLGLSEVEMDSTVNLVNGYVESTARQTLGAEQIARESGMDDEQWWRTYDPLLAALIDDSQYPVASRVGSAVGAAHQAVYDPDHEFSFGLERVLDGVQVLVDARSAAHSPSPTGGSA, from the coding sequence ATGCCCCCGCAGCACAGCAAGAGTGGCGATCCCGCGCGCAGCCTGGCCCTGCTGTGGCGCACCCAGGAGCCCGCGAGCCGCCGCCGGGGCAGACCCGGACTGAGCGTCGACCGGATCGTGCTGGCCGCCACGGAGATCGCCGACGCCGAAGGGCTCGCCGCACTGTCCATGCGCCGGGTCGCCGAGGCCCTGGGGGTGGGCACGATGTCGCTGTACACCTACGTGCCGGGCAAGGGCGAGCTCATCGATCTGATGGTCGACGCCGCCTACGCCGACCTGGACTCCAGCGACCGTTCCGGCGGCTGGCGGGAGCGGCTGCGCCGGATCGCCAACGCCAACCGCGACCTCTACATCCGCCACCCGTGGATCCTCCAGACCATCACCACCCGTCTGCTCGGCCCGAACCTCATCGCCAAGTACGACCACGAGCTCTCCGCCGTGGACGGGCTCGGCCTGAGCGAGGTCGAGATGGACTCCACGGTCAACCTGGTCAACGGTTACGTGGAGAGCACCGCCCGGCAGACCCTGGGCGCGGAGCAGATCGCCCGGGAGTCGGGCATGGACGACGAGCAGTGGTGGCGGACCTACGACCCGCTGCTGGCCGCCCTGATCGACGACTCCCAGTACCCGGTCGCCTCCCGGGTGGGCTCCGCCGTCGGCGCCGCGCACCAGGCGGTCTACGACCCGGACCACGAGTTCTCCTTCGGCCTGGAACGGGTCCTGGACGGTGTTCAGGTGCTGGTCGACGCCCGCTCCGCCGCACACTCCCCGAGTCCCACGGGTGGATCCGCATGA
- the eda gene encoding bifunctional 4-hydroxy-2-oxoglutarate aldolase/2-dehydro-3-deoxy-phosphogluconate aldolase, with translation MTTTPRSGADVLDLAPVMPVVVVEDVEHAVPLARALVAGGLPGIEVTLRTPAALSAIERIAQEVPEAVVGAGTVVNGEQAGAAAKAGARFLVSPGCTPELARAMADTGLPALPGVATVSEAMALLELGLTELKFFPAEASGGAKFLKSLTGPLPQLKFCPTGGITAESAPDYLALPNVGCVGGSWLTPAALVGEGRWDQVTGLAREAAALAR, from the coding sequence ATGACGACGACCCCCCGCTCCGGTGCGGACGTCCTCGACCTCGCCCCGGTCATGCCCGTGGTGGTGGTCGAGGACGTCGAGCACGCCGTGCCGCTGGCCCGCGCCCTGGTCGCGGGCGGCCTGCCCGGTATCGAGGTGACCCTGCGGACCCCGGCGGCGCTGTCCGCGATCGAGCGGATCGCCCAGGAGGTGCCCGAGGCCGTGGTGGGCGCGGGAACCGTGGTCAACGGCGAGCAGGCCGGGGCCGCCGCAAAGGCGGGGGCGCGCTTCCTGGTCAGTCCCGGTTGCACCCCGGAGCTGGCCCGGGCGATGGCCGACACCGGGCTGCCCGCCCTGCCGGGGGTGGCTACGGTGTCCGAGGCGATGGCGCTGCTGGAGCTGGGGCTGACAGAGCTCAAGTTCTTCCCGGCGGAGGCGTCGGGCGGGGCGAAGTTCCTCAAGTCCCTCACCGGTCCGCTGCCGCAGCTGAAGTTCTGCCCGACCGGCGGGATCACCGCCGAGAGCGCCCCGGACTACCTCGCGCTGCCGAACGTGGGCTGCGTGGGCGGCAGCTGGTTGACCCCGGCCGCGTTGGTCGGTGAGGGCCGCTGGGACCAGGTCACCGGGCTCGCCCGGGAGGCGGCGGCGCTGGCCCGCTGA
- a CDS encoding ABC transporter permease: MNGTAPNPAPPALPTLPPAQPSGPLARLGWAGADGWTVARRDVLHWLRQPWELLFGLLFPVLMVLMFVYLLGGAMSVPGGGNYTEYLMPGMFAMVMVFGLGETVTAVTTDSTRGVTDRFRSMPMASSAVVVGRCLADMLRSTVTLVILIGFGMLVGWQWHGSAGAALAGFGLLLLLRFALVWIGIYVGLVLRGQGGIAVIQTLEFPIGFLSNAFVATATMPLWLGTVADWNPMSSTVAAARELFGNPAAVGDSWITQNALLMAVVWPLLLVAVFAPLCVHRYRNLSG, encoded by the coding sequence ATGAACGGTACAGCCCCGAACCCCGCACCGCCCGCCCTCCCGACCCTGCCCCCGGCCCAGCCGTCCGGTCCCCTGGCCCGGCTGGGCTGGGCGGGCGCCGACGGCTGGACCGTGGCCCGGCGCGACGTCCTGCACTGGCTGCGCCAGCCCTGGGAGCTGCTCTTCGGGCTGCTCTTCCCGGTCCTCATGGTGCTGATGTTCGTCTACCTGCTCGGCGGCGCCATGTCGGTGCCCGGCGGCGGGAACTACACCGAGTACCTCATGCCCGGCATGTTCGCGATGGTCATGGTGTTCGGCCTCGGCGAGACCGTCACCGCCGTGACCACCGACTCCACCCGCGGGGTCACCGACCGGTTCCGGTCGATGCCGATGGCCTCCTCCGCCGTGGTGGTGGGACGATGCCTGGCGGACATGCTCCGGTCCACGGTCACCCTGGTCATCCTGATCGGTTTCGGGATGCTGGTCGGCTGGCAGTGGCACGGGAGCGCGGGCGCGGCCCTGGCCGGGTTCGGGCTGCTGCTCCTGCTGCGGTTCGCCCTGGTGTGGATCGGCATCTACGTGGGCCTGGTGCTGCGCGGCCAGGGCGGTATCGCCGTCATCCAGACCCTGGAGTTCCCGATCGGCTTCCTGTCCAACGCCTTCGTGGCCACCGCGACCATGCCGCTGTGGCTGGGTACGGTCGCGGACTGGAACCCGATGTCCTCCACCGTGGCGGCCGCGCGCGAGCTGTTCGGCAACCCGGCGGCGGTCGGGGACTCCTGGATCACCCAGAACGCCCTCCTGATGGCGGTGGTCTGGCCGCTGCTGCTGGTCGCGGTGTTCGCTCCGCTGTGCGTGCACCGGTACCGCAACCTCAGCGGCTGA
- the edd gene encoding phosphogluconate dehydratase — MTAHTPSTSDNGTPGPRTSVHPVIAEVTRQLTERSADTRAAYLARIREAVGQGPARTSLGCANLAHGFAACGVGDKLSLAGDVTPNLAIVSAYNDMLSAHQPLETYPAVIKKAVAEAGGVAQFAGGVPAMCDGITQGRAGMELSLFSRDVIAMAAAVALSHDMFDGALMLGVCDKIVPGLLIGALSFGHLPTAFVPAGPMHSGLPNKEKARVRQQFAEGKVDRRELLQAESAAYHSPGTCTFYGTANSNQMLMEVMGLHLPGASFEQPGTPLREALTAEAGRRVLGLTALTEHHTPVGEQIDEKAIVNAVVALLATGGSSNHTLHLVAIARAAGIQLTWDDFAALSEAVPLLTRMYPNGAADVNRFHEVGGMAFLIGTLLDAGLLHEDVRTVAGPGLDRYRQVPQLTEDGELIWVDGPAESADKTVLRPAGDPFAPDGGLRMLEGNLGRAVIKVSAVAPERHVVEAPAKVFADQAELQTAFAAGELTGDFVAVVRFQGPRANGMPELHKLTPPLAVLQDRGQKVALVTDGRMSGASGKVPAAIHVSPEAEAGGPLARVRDGDVIRLDAARGTLEVLADLGDREDARPTVDSSAGTGRELFAALRGAVGPAESGAGVFGH; from the coding sequence ATGACCGCGCACACCCCCAGCACCTCCGACAACGGCACCCCGGGACCTCGGACGAGCGTCCACCCGGTGATCGCCGAGGTCACCCGGCAGCTGACCGAGCGCAGCGCCGACACCCGCGCCGCCTACCTGGCCCGCATCCGCGAGGCCGTCGGCCAGGGCCCGGCCCGCACCTCCCTGGGCTGCGCCAACCTCGCGCACGGCTTCGCCGCCTGCGGGGTCGGCGACAAGCTCTCCCTGGCCGGGGACGTCACCCCCAACCTGGCGATCGTCTCCGCCTACAACGACATGCTCTCCGCGCACCAGCCGCTGGAGACCTACCCGGCCGTCATCAAGAAGGCGGTCGCCGAGGCGGGCGGCGTCGCCCAGTTCGCCGGCGGCGTGCCCGCCATGTGCGACGGCATCACCCAGGGCCGCGCGGGCATGGAGCTGTCCCTGTTCAGCCGCGACGTGATCGCGATGGCCGCCGCCGTGGCCCTGTCCCACGACATGTTCGACGGCGCCCTCATGCTCGGCGTGTGCGACAAGATCGTGCCCGGCCTGCTCATCGGCGCCCTGTCCTTCGGGCACCTGCCGACGGCGTTCGTGCCCGCCGGTCCGATGCACTCCGGCCTGCCCAACAAGGAGAAGGCCCGGGTCCGCCAGCAGTTCGCCGAGGGCAAGGTCGACCGCCGCGAGCTGCTCCAGGCCGAGTCCGCCGCCTACCACTCGCCGGGCACCTGCACCTTCTACGGCACCGCCAACTCCAACCAGATGCTCATGGAGGTCATGGGCCTGCACCTGCCCGGGGCCAGCTTCGAACAGCCCGGCACCCCGCTGCGCGAGGCCCTCACCGCGGAGGCCGGGCGCCGCGTGCTCGGGCTGACCGCCCTGACCGAGCACCACACCCCGGTCGGCGAGCAGATCGACGAGAAGGCGATCGTGAACGCCGTGGTCGCCCTGCTGGCCACCGGCGGATCCAGCAACCACACACTGCACCTGGTCGCCATCGCCCGCGCCGCCGGGATCCAGCTCACCTGGGACGATTTCGCCGCGCTGTCCGAGGCCGTGCCGCTGCTCACCCGCATGTACCCCAACGGTGCCGCCGACGTGAACCGCTTCCACGAGGTGGGCGGCATGGCCTTCCTCATCGGCACCCTGCTGGACGCCGGTCTGCTGCACGAGGACGTCCGGACGGTCGCCGGCCCCGGGCTGGACCGCTACCGCCAGGTGCCCCAGCTGACCGAGGACGGCGAGCTGATCTGGGTGGACGGCCCCGCCGAGAGCGCGGACAAGACGGTGCTGCGTCCGGCCGGTGACCCCTTCGCCCCCGACGGCGGGCTGCGCATGCTGGAGGGCAACCTCGGCCGCGCCGTGATCAAGGTGTCCGCGGTGGCGCCCGAGCGGCACGTGGTGGAGGCCCCCGCGAAGGTCTTCGCCGACCAGGCCGAGCTCCAGACGGCCTTCGCCGCCGGTGAGCTGACCGGGGACTTCGTCGCGGTGGTCCGCTTCCAGGGGCCGCGCGCCAACGGCATGCCCGAGCTGCACAAGCTCACCCCGCCGCTTGCCGTGCTCCAGGACCGGGGCCAGAAGGTCGCGCTGGTCACCGACGGCCGCATGTCCGGCGCCTCCGGCAAGGTGCCCGCCGCCATCCACGTCTCACCGGAGGCCGAAGCGGGCGGCCCGCTGGCCCGGGTGCGCGACGGCGACGTCATCCGGTTGGACGCGGCCCGGGGCACACTGGAGGTCCTGGCCGACCTGGGCGACCGCGAGGACGCCCGGCCCACGGTGGACTCCTCCGCCGGGACCGGCCGGGAGCTCTTCGCCGCCCTGCGCGGGGCGGTCGGCCCGGCCGAGAGCGGCGCCGGGGTCTTCGGCCACTGA